A region of the Ignavibacteriota bacterium genome:
CGGCAATCATCTTCAGACAAGAACGATTCTGCAAACGGAGAATATTCAATCTGCGGCTCTTCTTCACTCCCAATAAGTTCGTGATACGATGAATGAAGAATATGTTTGAATCCATCAACAAATAATTTTCGCCGGTGCGTGATTGTCGCACCGTGTTGGAGAAGTTGTTCATCCCACGATTCAAGCAATCCCGCTGGACTCATGTTTCCGATTCGGGCATCGAGCAAAATTTTATTTCGTTGCTTGATGACCCGGCGGTATTCCATCAACGCTTTTAAATAGACAGAACTTGCTTGAGAAATCACAAAATCGGCAAATCTGCGCCGTTCTTCGGGCCCGCCGGATGTAATCGGGTTATGTTCGGGCGAGCAAATAACGACCGGGAATTTTCCTATGACGGTAGAAAACGGTTCGACCGATTTCTTGTTGATGAAGTACGCTTTTTGAGATTGTTGTCTATCGTATGCGACGCGGACTTTGTTTTCGTTGCCCGACTCCGAAACGAACATTCCTTCCTGCTCGAAGAATTCTGTTCCGAGTCGCAGGGCAACTGCATCACTGCTTGCGTAAAAACTTTTCGTCAGACAGAGATACGAAATTGCTTCGAGGATATTTGTTTTTCCTTGTCCGTTCTCTCCTAAAAAAAGATTGGCGTTGTTACCGAATTCAAAAACCGATTCGGCGTGATTCCGAAAATTTTGTACCCGAAGTGTCGTCAGACGCATTCACGGTTCACCTTCAAGCGTTCAAACGAACGGGCATCACCAACATTAAAATATCTTCGCCTTCCTTCTGAGTTGGCGGCATAACTGTTACTGCGCGTGTTGATGTATTGAGCATAAACACCACTTCATCACTATCAATATGTGATAACACATCAACAACATATCCTGCGTTGAAACCAATTTCCATATCGTCTGCATTGTAATCGCATGTGAGCGTTTCGTTTGCTTCACTTCCGAAATCAATATCTTCAGCAGAGACGGACATGGAATTACTTTTCAGAGAGAAACGAACTTGCCGTGTTGTTGAGTTTGCAAACAATGCAGTTCTTCTCACCGAAGAAAGAAGTTGATTTTTATTGACCGAAAGTTTCTTATTGTTATCCTGAGGAATAACACTTTCGTAGTTCGGATACTTCTCCTCGATAAGCCGCGTAATCAGAATAAGACTGCCGAGTGTAAATTTGATGTGCGATTCATTAAAGAGAACGGTTCCCTCTGACTCTTCGAGACTCTTTGCAATCAATTTAAGCGCTTTCGCCGGAATGATAACGTCTGTAGATTTATGTTTTGATTTGAATGTTGTTTCTCTCATCCTTACAAGACGATGACCATCGGTAGAAACCGCACAAATTTCTTCCGGTCGCATTTGAAATAACACGCCTGTCATTGCCGGTCTGAGTTCATCACTGCTAACAGCAAATTCCGTTTTTGCAATTAATCTCCGAAGAATATCGCTCCCGATTTTCAGTTCCTTTTCTCCTTTGAAGTCAGGAAGTGACGGATAATTCTCGTTTGATTCACCCGTGAGTTTATATTCTCCATTCTCCGTTTTCATCACAATTTTAAACGTGTCGGTATCAACATCAAACTTCACTGTCGGGTCGGTAAGTGAGCGAATTGTCTCTAAAAGTCGTTTAGCCGGAATAACGAACTTACCCTTATCGTTGCCTTCAACATTCAATTTAATTGTCGTGTACATTTCAAGGTCAGTAGCGGTTATCTCTAACTCATTGCCGGAAAGTTCAAAAAGAAAATTTTCTAAAATCGGTAACGTGGACTTTGCCGGAATTACTCCACTGATGCTTCCTAAATGTTTTTGGAGGTCTGATGTAGATACGGAAAATTTCATGTAAAATAAACTCCTAAGAGAAAATTGGTGATAAAAATGCGTGAAGAAAGTACGCATTTTTTAGGTGACTTACAATATCAAAATCACTGTAACATATTGTGCTATAATATATTATAAGAGAGAGATTTCTTTAAAAATGATTGTATTAATATGTTTGTGAATATGTTGATAACTTGGAGGATATGTCATTCCCTGTTTCGTTTGTAGAAGAATGAGAGTTTTGTTTTGTGAATGGGATGTGGATGATTAGCTTAGTTATAGACACAATCCACAAACATCTGACAAGAAGAAAAAACTACCGAACTTGTCAACACACTATTGGGAAACTATCAAGAGAAATACTTCACCTGCCAACAAGTTATCCACGGTGTGCTACGTCTATAATCTGCTTTCTAATTTTGATTTAAGAGAGAGAACTAATTGACGATGCTTAGCGTCGTTTTTCATGTTATCTTCTACTGTTTGATATGCATGAATGACGGTGCTGTGGTCTCGTCCTCCGAAATGTAAACCAATTGTATTGAGCGATGAATTTGTTAATTCCTTTGAAAGATACATTGCAATTTGTCGCGGCGTAACGACTTCTTGCTTGCGAGTTTTTCCACGCAACAAATCTTCAGGAATACTGAACTGTTGACTCACAAGCCGTTGGATATCTTCAATTGTGATGTGGGTTCGGAATTCACCAATCACCGAGCGAATAACATCTTTTGCAAGGTCAATATCAATTACTCGTTTCTCTAACGATGCTCGT
Encoded here:
- the recF gene encoding DNA replication and repair protein RecF (All proteins in this family for which functions are known are DNA-binding proteins that assist the filamentation of RecA onto DNA for the initiation of recombination or recombinational repair.) translates to MRLTTLRVQNFRNHAESVFEFGNNANLFLGENGQGKTNILEAISYLCLTKSFYASSDAVALRLGTEFFEQEGMFVSESGNENKVRVAYDRQQSQKAYFINKKSVEPFSTVIGKFPVVICSPEHNPITSGGPEERRRFADFVISQASSVYLKALMEYRRVIKQRNKILLDARIGNMSPAGLLESWDEQLLQHGATITHRRKLFVDGFKHILHSSYHELIGSEEEPQIEYSPFAESFLSEDDCRVLLKTSLAQNRKEELRVGSTLTGPHRDEFVFTINGLDLRKYGSQGQHKTFLVGLKLGEFFYLKNLCNETPLLLLDDIFSELDERRSKRLLDFVGTISQTFITSTSVKWFEPFVEFNHTNRKFFIKSGSVVPEEKAIVA
- the dnaN gene encoding DNA polymerase III subunit beta, translated to MKFSVSTSDLQKHLGSISGVIPAKSTLPILENFLFELSGNELEITATDLEMYTTIKLNVEGNDKGKFVIPAKRLLETIRSLTDPTVKFDVDTDTFKIVMKTENGEYKLTGESNENYPSLPDFKGEKELKIGSDILRRLIAKTEFAVSSDELRPAMTGVLFQMRPEEICAVSTDGHRLVRMRETTFKSKHKSTDVIIPAKALKLIAKSLEESEGTVLFNESHIKFTLGSLILITRLIEEKYPNYESVIPQDNNKKLSVNKNQLLSSVRRTALFANSTTRQVRFSLKSNSMSVSAEDIDFGSEANETLTCDYNADDMEIGFNAGYVVDVLSHIDSDEVVFMLNTSTRAVTVMPPTQKEGEDILMLVMPVRLNA